GGCCTACGAAGCCAGAGGTTACAGGTTCGACTCCTGTCGGGCGCATTATTTTTAGCCGCGAAGGCACTAAGTCACTAAATATTAAGTATATATTTCTTTGTGCCTTGGTCTCTTAGTGGCTATTTTTTTTAAGGAAATAAAATGGAAAATAAAGATTTTTCTCAAATGATACTCGGAAGAGCCGCATCACTTTATAAGCACATCGTTCTGCCCGAAGGCGAAGACCCAAGAACAATTGAAGCCGCCAAGAAGATGGCCGACAGGAAAATGGCCAAACTCACCCTGCTCGGCGATGAAAAGAAAATCGGCGACGAGCTGAAAAAAATCGGCGCAAACACAACAAACATCACAGTCATCAATCCTAAAACAAGTCCAAAACTGAAAGAATACGCAGATAAATTTTATGAACTGCGCAAGAGCAAAGGCGTTACTCCGGAACAGGCACTGAAAACTGTTACTGACGAAGTATATTTCGCAACGATGATGGTTAAGGTCGGCGAAGTTGACGGCCTTGTCAGCGGTGCGGTACATTCGACTCCGGACACTGTTCGCCCTGCTCTGCAAATCATCAAGGCAGCCAAAGGTGTCGAGACAGTTTCGAGCATGTTCTTTATGACAAAAGGCGACACAACATTACTGTACGCTGATTCAGGTTTGAATCAGGACCCAACAGCAGAACAGCTTGCGGACATCGCGCTGACAACTGCACGAACAGCAAAACAATTCGGCATCGTTCCAAAAATCGCGATGCTTTCATATTCGACAAAAGGCTCGGCCAAAGGCACCGGCCCGGACAAAATGATTAAGGCAACCGAACTTGCCAAAGCCAAACTCGAAAAGGAATTCGACGGCGAATACGCAATTGACGGCGAACTGCAATTCGATGCCGCTTTCGTACCAAGTGTCGCTGCGAAAAAAGCACCCGGCAGTCCACTGAAAGGTCAAGCTAATGTTTTCATTTTCCCTGATTTGGGCGTTGGAAATATTTGCTACAAGTCAACAGAAAGACTGGCAGGCTATGCCGCTTACGGCCCAATCTTGCAGGGTATCGCAAAACCTGTGAACGATTTGTCCCGCGGCTGCAACAGCGATGATATCGTCGCGGCAGCGGCTATCACAGCAATACAATCGGTTGGATAATTTTAAATTTTGAATTTTTAATTTTGAGTTAATTAAAAATTAAGCATTAATAATTAAAAATTACCGGCTTGTTATTTTATGCCAACGGAAAGACACTTCGTTATTCATAAGCACACCCGCGGCGATGATATCCACTGGGATTTAATGATAGAGTACGGTGATGTCTTAAAAACATGGCGATTGGATAATCCGCCAGAAAAACTGGCAAGCGAAAAGACAAAAGCAACCCCAATTCAAGACCATGACAAAAAATTCCTCACATATCAAGGCTCCGTCAATAATGGCACCGGTACCGCTGAAATCGTCGATGAGGGAACCTGTACAATCAAATCGGATGATGGTAAAATATTACAAGTTTCTTTTACAGGGAAGATTTTGAGAAAACAAATTACGTTAGAGGGATAAATTATGAGCGATGAAAAAATTATTGAGAGAGATGACAAGCTGGTTAAGAGTGAAAAATCCTGGCGGCGAGCTCGTATCGGGGCTATTTGCTTGGGAACAATTTATGTTTTATTTTTTTTGATTGCTTTAAAAGAACGGCCATCATTTCCAGGTGAAGCTATTCGTTCTCTGGCAATAGGAGCTGTTTTCTGGTTGGTAATCATTGATTGGCTTAACTTAAGATTAAGCCATATTGCTTCCATCAAACTTTACAGAGGCAAAATAAATAATCCGTGAAATCTGTGATTAATAATTAAAACTGGATTTCCATTTTTTGCAATTCGTTGAGCAGTTTGTCCGGCCCCTGATAATTGATTGCGTTAAAGCCGAGGGAATTGCCGATATCCGTATATTCCTGAATATCATCGATATAAACGCATTTTTCGGCGGGCAGTTTCAGTTTTTTCAGCACATCGTCGTAGATTTTTCTGTCCGGCTTAACCGCGCCGGCCTCGTGCGAAAGCGTCAGCACATCAAACAGGCCAATCACTTCCATATTTCTTATCTGGCTCTCGAAATCCCATACGTTGGTGTTTGACAACAAGCCGAGTTTGTATTTCGGCTTCAATTTTTTTATCAGTTCGAAAGTTTCCGGAATCGGCGTGAAAATATCCGTATGCGCATCGATAAATTCTGATTTGCTGATAGACAGGCCGCAGGTCTTGACGACTTCGCGGTAAAATTCATCGCCTGTAACTTTACCAGATTCAAATCTTACGCGGATATCCGTATCGCAAAAAATTAATTTGCGAAGCTGTCCGACAGTCTTATCGCAATGCCTCGTAAGTTTTTCGAGAAAAATATTATGATCGAATTTGCAGATAACATTGCCAAAATCAAATATAAACGCCTCAATCATTTTTTGCCTGCGAGATATTCGTTAATCGCCGCCGCGGCAGTACGCCCCTGCCCCATCGCTAAAATAACCGTCGCTGCCCCCAAAACAATATCTCCGCCAGCGTAAACGCCATCGAGCGAAGTCTTGCATTTTTCATCGACAACAATATTGCCCCATTTGTTCAGCGTAAGGCCTTGCGTGGTTTGGCCGATGAGAGGATTTGCACCGTTACCAATCGCGACGACAACCGTATCGACATCAATCGTAAACTCCGAACCTTCTATCGGCACAGGTCTGCGTCTTCCCGATGCGTCCGGTTCGCCAAGTTCGTATTTCAAACACTCAATGCCGCAGACAACGCCATCCGCATTGCCGAGGAGTCGTTTGGGATTGCGCAATAAATGAAATTCAACGCCCTCTTCTTTTGCGTGGTGAACTTCTTCAACTCGAGCGGGCATTTCCTTTTCGCTTCTGCGGTAAATCAAATATACATGTTCCGCACCGAGCCGAACAGCGGTTCTGGCTGAATCCATCGCGACGTTTCCGCCGCCAACAACCGCGACGCGTTTGGACATCGCAATCGGCGTATCGGCTCCTTTGCCGAAATCATACGCACGCATTAAATTCGCGCGAGTCAAATATTCATTAGCGCTGTAAACGCCGACGAGGTGTTCGCCTTCGATATTCATAAACATCGGCAGGCCTGCACCTACGCCGATATAAACAGCGTCAAAGCCGTCTTTTTCCATCAAATCTTTTATAGTCTTCGTTCTGCCGGCGACAAAATTGCAAATAATTTCAACGCCCATTTTTTTAAGCCCTTCGATTTCCTCCTGCACAATAGCCTTCGGCAGACGAAATTCCGGAATGCCGTAAACCATTACGCCGCCGGGCTTGTGAAACGCTTCAAATACCGTAACTTCGTGGCCTGCTCTGCGGACGTCTGTTGCAACGACGATACCGCCTGGGCCTGCGCCAAGAATCGCAACTTTTTTACCAGTTGACGGCGCAACTGGCGGAACTGATTTTTCTTTTTGCTTTCTGCCCCAATCGGCTACAAACCTTTCGAGTCTGCCGATTGAAACTGACTTTTCAACATCTTTGAATTTTTTGCCGACTGTGCACGGAAGCTGGCACTGGACTTCCTGCGGACAAACTCGACCGCAAACCGCGGGCAGCAGTGAATTTTCTCTGATAATATCAAGTGCCTTCTGGAAATCGCCTTCGACAATTTGAGCGATAAAGTCTTTAATTTTGATTTTTACCGGGCAGCCTTCCATACACGGCGCATTCTTACAGCCCAGACACCGCAGAGCTTCGAGTCTTGCCTGCGTTTCAGTGTAGCCAATCGCGACTTCGTCAACGTTCGACCGGCGAGCAACGCCATCCTGCTGCGGCATTGCCTGCGAAGGAATATTGTATCTGTCGGCCGGTTTTAATATGCCTGCTTTATGCTTCTTCAAAAGTTCGTCAAGTAATTGCTGGTCGTTCAATTTATTATCCTTTTCGCCACCGAGTATATATTAAAGCGTAGATTCCCGCCTGCGCGGGAATGACATTTATTTATCCAGCCCGATTCTGCATTTGTGTTTATATTCTTCCATTGCGGCCTGTTCCTGCTTTTTATACGCGGTCATTCGTTTC
The sequence above is drawn from the Planctomycetaceae bacterium genome and encodes:
- the pta gene encoding phosphate acetyltransferase codes for the protein MENKDFSQMILGRAASLYKHIVLPEGEDPRTIEAAKKMADRKMAKLTLLGDEKKIGDELKKIGANTTNITVINPKTSPKLKEYADKFYELRKSKGVTPEQALKTVTDEVYFATMMVKVGEVDGLVSGAVHSTPDTVRPALQIIKAAKGVETVSSMFFMTKGDTTLLYADSGLNQDPTAEQLADIALTTARTAKQFGIVPKIAMLSYSTKGSAKGTGPDKMIKATELAKAKLEKEFDGEYAIDGELQFDAAFVPSVAAKKAPGSPLKGQANVFIFPDLGVGNICYKSTERLAGYAAYGPILQGIAKPVNDLSRGCNSDDIVAAAAITAIQSVG
- a CDS encoding HAD family phosphatase, producing the protein MIEAFIFDFGNVICKFDHNIFLEKLTRHCDKTVGQLRKLIFCDTDIRVRFESGKVTGDEFYREVVKTCGLSISKSEFIDAHTDIFTPIPETFELIKKLKPKYKLGLLSNTNVWDFESQIRNMEVIGLFDVLTLSHEAGAVKPDRKIYDDVLKKLKLPAEKCVYIDDIQEYTDIGNSLGFNAINYQGPDKLLNELQKMEIQF
- the gltA gene encoding NADPH-dependent glutamate synthase, translating into MNDQQLLDELLKKHKAGILKPADRYNIPSQAMPQQDGVARRSNVDEVAIGYTETQARLEALRCLGCKNAPCMEGCPVKIKIKDFIAQIVEGDFQKALDIIRENSLLPAVCGRVCPQEVQCQLPCTVGKKFKDVEKSVSIGRLERFVADWGRKQKEKSVPPVAPSTGKKVAILGAGPGGIVVATDVRRAGHEVTVFEAFHKPGGVMVYGIPEFRLPKAIVQEEIEGLKKMGVEIICNFVAGRTKTIKDLMEKDGFDAVYIGVGAGLPMFMNIEGEHLVGVYSANEYLTRANLMRAYDFGKGADTPIAMSKRVAVVGGGNVAMDSARTAVRLGAEHVYLIYRRSEKEMPARVEEVHHAKEEGVEFHLLRNPKRLLGNADGVVCGIECLKYELGEPDASGRRRPVPIEGSEFTIDVDTVVVAIGNGANPLIGQTTQGLTLNKWGNIVVDEKCKTSLDGVYAGGDIVLGAATVILAMGQGRTAAAAINEYLAGKK